One segment of Arthrobacter sp. MMS18-M83 DNA contains the following:
- a CDS encoding DMT family transporter, whose translation MVKVPPSSRPASRSTSRSTSRTSLPLLTGLLLAVATGLVIPLQGRINGALGATLDDGIAAAVVSFTTGLVLIAAIGLAVPKGRAALRQILPALKERSFPRFYVLAGGIGALFVFAQSFTVGLLGVALFTVAAVTGQTLSGLLVDRLGIGPGGKRSITGVRILGSVLTIAAVVWAVSPRLGAATDVGSLVLPILLPVVAGCLMSFQQAMNGTATVHYGSPIAATLVNFVAGAVILWVAWLIKLLLVGPGHALPAEWWYYLGGPMGCVFIGLAALLVRSLGVLVTGLGMIAGQLLGSLALDLVVPAPGTVVALPTVLGTLLTLSAIIVATLPWPRGALASRGSVRGQAGQSRKKDSGQRPVG comes from the coding sequence GTGGTGAAAGTGCCGCCATCGTCCCGCCCTGCCTCCCGAAGTACTTCCCGAAGTACCTCCCGAACTTCCCTTCCCTTGCTCACCGGCCTGCTACTTGCCGTGGCCACTGGACTTGTGATTCCCCTTCAGGGCCGGATCAACGGGGCGCTGGGAGCAACGCTCGACGACGGGATCGCGGCCGCCGTCGTGAGCTTCACCACCGGGCTGGTACTGATCGCCGCGATCGGACTGGCGGTCCCCAAGGGCCGCGCCGCCCTGCGGCAGATCCTGCCCGCCCTCAAGGAGCGCAGCTTCCCGCGGTTCTACGTCCTGGCAGGCGGGATCGGCGCCCTTTTCGTGTTTGCCCAATCGTTCACCGTTGGCTTGCTCGGGGTGGCCCTCTTCACGGTCGCCGCAGTGACGGGTCAAACCCTTAGCGGACTGCTCGTGGACCGGCTCGGCATCGGGCCGGGCGGCAAGCGTTCGATCACCGGTGTCCGGATCCTCGGTAGCGTCCTGACGATTGCCGCCGTCGTCTGGGCCGTCTCGCCGCGCCTCGGGGCGGCCACCGACGTCGGATCCTTGGTGCTCCCCATCCTGTTGCCGGTCGTGGCGGGCTGCCTCATGAGTTTCCAGCAAGCCATGAACGGCACAGCGACCGTGCATTACGGCAGCCCCATCGCCGCCACTCTGGTGAACTTCGTCGCCGGAGCAGTCATCCTCTGGGTCGCCTGGCTCATCAAACTGCTTCTGGTAGGTCCCGGCCACGCCCTGCCTGCTGAATGGTGGTACTACCTGGGCGGGCCCATGGGGTGCGTCTTCATCGGGCTCGCGGCCTTGCTGGTCCGCAGCCTGGGTGTCCTGGTGACGGGGCTGGGGATGATCGCCGGGCAGTTGCTCGGATCGCTCGCGCTGGACCTGGTCGTCCCGGCACCCGGAACGGTGGTGGCCTTGCCCACGGTCCTCGGCACCTTGTTGACGCTGTCCGCCATTATCGTGGCCACGTTGCCTTGGCCGAGGGGTGCGCTCGCTTCCCGCGGTTCCGTCCGGGGGCAGGCAGGCCAATCCCGGAAGAAGGACAGCGGCCAAAGGCCGGTAGGCTAG
- a CDS encoding SGNH/GDSL hydrolase family protein, with protein MDVSDTDSTVGHGSDERIHPWTRYVALGDSFTEGIGDPEPNSPGGHRGWADRVAEELSRGHSDFAYANLAIRGRLLQQIVDEQLGPCMDLKPDLVSISAGGNDLIRPGGDPDALAEKLDATVQTLSSEGATVVLFNGPDTVSSVLGRIRGKVAIYNENLRTVAARHDAVVADMWSLRQLSNSQMWDEDRLHFSPLGHHTIATMVLDSLNVPHNLEPLQPKPLPQRSWREARSGDFVWAREYFVPWVIRRIRHQSSGDGILPKRPTPGPVFGPADSVLPRN; from the coding sequence ATGGACGTGAGTGACACTGATTCCACGGTGGGGCATGGCTCGGATGAGCGGATTCATCCGTGGACCCGCTACGTGGCTTTGGGTGATTCGTTTACCGAGGGCATCGGCGACCCCGAGCCCAACAGTCCGGGCGGACATCGCGGCTGGGCTGACAGGGTGGCCGAGGAACTGAGCCGCGGTCACAGCGATTTCGCCTACGCCAACCTGGCGATCCGGGGGCGCCTGCTCCAGCAGATCGTGGACGAACAACTTGGCCCGTGCATGGACCTCAAGCCGGACCTCGTAAGCATCTCCGCAGGCGGCAACGACCTCATTCGTCCCGGTGGCGATCCCGATGCCCTGGCCGAGAAACTCGACGCCACGGTACAGACCCTGAGTTCCGAAGGCGCCACCGTGGTTCTATTCAACGGCCCGGACACCGTGTCGTCGGTTCTTGGGCGGATCCGCGGCAAGGTTGCCATCTACAACGAGAACCTGCGGACTGTAGCCGCACGCCATGACGCCGTGGTGGCGGATATGTGGTCCCTGCGGCAACTTTCCAACTCGCAGATGTGGGATGAAGACCGCCTTCATTTCTCGCCACTTGGCCACCACACGATCGCCACCATGGTCCTCGATTCCCTCAACGTTCCGCATAATCTCGAGCCGCTCCAGCCCAAGCCGCTCCCACAGCGCAGCTGGCGGGAAGCGCGCTCCGGCGACTTCGTGTGGGCACGGGAGTATTTTGTTCCGTGGGTCATCCGCCGGATCCGGCACCAATCCTCCGGCGACGGGATCCTGCCAAAACGCCCGACGCCGGGACCCGTCTTCGGTCCGGCCGACTCCGTTTTGCCCCGAAACTGA
- the metX gene encoding homoserine O-acetyltransferase MetX, whose translation MTIAATAIPLSGTQDGKLKYVSVGGLELEAGGFLPDVVLAYETWGRLNADASNAVLVEHALTGSTHVARGESDEEGWWEQLVGPGATIDTDHYFVVSVNIVGGCYGSTGPSSSAPDGKPWGSRFPLVTLRDSTTAEARLADALGIHSWHTVVGGSMGGARALEWAVSYPDRVKRCAVISIGAYSTAEQIAFAQAQTLAIRQDADFNGGDYYGQRAPEAGLALARRIAHITYRSAEELDFRFGRNAQGGEAPLQAPALGDRGRYQVESYLDHQGSKLVQRFDANSYIAITEALMSHDITRGRGALEDALSVATATFFVAAVDSDRLYFPEQSHELAKALPGDVCVHVIEAPIGHDGFLTEIGQLGPQLREAFFGRISRS comes from the coding sequence ATGACAATTGCTGCAACAGCCATACCCCTTTCCGGCACCCAGGACGGAAAGCTCAAGTATGTTTCCGTGGGTGGACTCGAACTGGAGGCCGGAGGTTTTCTCCCGGACGTCGTCCTTGCGTACGAGACGTGGGGGCGGCTCAACGCGGATGCTTCTAACGCCGTGCTGGTAGAACATGCCCTGACCGGCAGCACGCATGTGGCCCGTGGCGAAAGCGACGAAGAAGGCTGGTGGGAGCAACTCGTTGGACCCGGGGCAACCATTGACACGGACCACTACTTCGTCGTCTCCGTCAACATCGTGGGAGGCTGCTACGGCAGCACCGGGCCGTCGTCGAGCGCGCCCGATGGCAAGCCGTGGGGTTCCCGTTTCCCGCTGGTGACGCTGCGGGACAGCACCACGGCGGAAGCCCGGCTGGCCGACGCCTTGGGGATCCATAGCTGGCACACGGTGGTGGGCGGATCCATGGGCGGTGCGCGTGCCCTGGAATGGGCGGTCAGCTATCCGGACCGCGTGAAGCGATGTGCCGTGATTTCAATCGGGGCGTACAGCACTGCCGAGCAGATCGCGTTCGCGCAGGCCCAGACGCTCGCCATCCGGCAGGACGCCGATTTCAACGGTGGTGACTACTATGGCCAGCGCGCGCCCGAGGCGGGATTGGCCCTCGCCCGGCGGATCGCCCACATCACCTACCGCTCAGCGGAAGAACTGGATTTCCGCTTCGGCCGGAATGCACAGGGCGGTGAAGCGCCCCTCCAGGCTCCCGCGTTGGGGGACCGGGGCCGGTACCAGGTGGAGAGCTACCTCGACCATCAGGGAAGCAAACTGGTCCAGCGCTTCGACGCCAACAGCTACATCGCCATCACCGAGGCGCTCATGAGCCACGACATCACCCGCGGCCGGGGTGCCCTGGAGGATGCCCTGTCCGTGGCCACTGCCACGTTCTTTGTTGCCGCGGTGGACTCGGACCGGCTCTACTTTCCGGAGCAATCCCACGAACTGGCCAAGGCCTTGCCCGGCGACGTCTGCGTGCACGTCATCGAAGCGCCCATCGGCCACGACGGGTTCCTCACTGAGATCGGCCAGCTCGGCCCCCAACTGCGGGAGGCCTTCTTCGGCCGAATCAGCCGTTCATGA
- a CDS encoding glycine--tRNA ligase encodes MAAKSVLDQVISLSKRRGFVFQAGEIYGGSRSAWDYGPLGAELKENIKRQWWQSVVRGREDVVGLDSSVILPRQVWEASGHVEVFSDPLVECLSCHKRYRADHLEEEYEEKKGRPAENGLKDIACANCGTRGEWTEPQEFSGLLKTYLGPVTSEEGLHYLRPETAQGIFVNFSNVLTTSRKKPPFGIGQIGKSFRNEITPGNFIFRTREFEQMEMEFFVEPGTDEEWHRYWMKERMSWYTDLGIRPENLRFFEHPLDKLSHYSKGTTDIEYRFGFQGSEWGELEGIANRTDFDLTTHSKASGQDLSYFNQATDERYTPYVIEPAAGLTRSFMAFLIDAYTEDEAPNTKGGVDVRTVLRLDPRLAPVKAAVLPLSRNEDLSPKAKDLGAQLRKNWNIDFDDAGAIGRRYRRQDEIGTPFCITVDFDTLDDQAVTIRERDTMSQERVSLDKVEGYLAARLIGA; translated from the coding sequence ATGGCAGCAAAATCCGTCCTCGACCAGGTCATTTCCCTCTCCAAGCGGAGGGGCTTCGTGTTCCAGGCCGGTGAAATCTATGGTGGCTCCCGCTCTGCGTGGGACTACGGCCCCCTGGGTGCCGAGTTGAAGGAAAACATCAAGCGCCAATGGTGGCAGAGCGTGGTCCGTGGCCGCGAGGATGTTGTTGGCCTGGATTCTTCCGTGATCCTGCCGCGCCAGGTATGGGAAGCTTCCGGCCACGTGGAGGTGTTCTCGGACCCGCTGGTCGAGTGCCTTTCCTGCCACAAGCGCTACCGCGCAGACCACCTCGAAGAAGAGTACGAGGAAAAGAAGGGCCGTCCGGCCGAAAACGGCCTCAAGGACATCGCCTGCGCCAACTGCGGCACCCGTGGCGAATGGACCGAACCGCAGGAGTTCTCCGGCCTGCTCAAGACCTACCTCGGGCCGGTGACCAGCGAAGAAGGCCTGCACTACCTGCGCCCGGAAACCGCGCAGGGAATCTTCGTGAACTTCAGCAACGTACTTACCACGTCGCGCAAGAAGCCGCCGTTCGGCATCGGCCAGATCGGCAAGTCCTTCCGCAACGAGATCACGCCGGGCAACTTCATCTTCCGTACCCGCGAGTTCGAGCAGATGGAAATGGAATTCTTCGTCGAGCCAGGCACGGACGAGGAATGGCACCGGTATTGGATGAAGGAACGCATGTCCTGGTACACCGATCTGGGCATCCGGCCAGAGAACTTGCGCTTCTTCGAGCACCCTCTGGACAAACTGAGCCACTATTCCAAAGGCACCACGGACATCGAATACCGCTTCGGTTTCCAGGGCTCCGAGTGGGGCGAGCTCGAGGGCATCGCCAACCGGACCGACTTCGACCTGACCACTCACTCGAAAGCATCAGGCCAGGATCTGAGCTACTTCAACCAGGCCACCGATGAGCGTTACACCCCGTACGTAATCGAGCCCGCGGCCGGCCTGACCCGCTCCTTCATGGCCTTCTTGATTGACGCCTACACAGAGGACGAGGCCCCCAACACTAAGGGCGGCGTCGACGTCCGCACTGTCCTGAGGCTCGACCCGCGACTTGCCCCCGTCAAGGCAGCCGTGCTTCCCCTGAGCCGGAACGAGGATCTGTCCCCGAAGGCGAAGGACCTGGGCGCCCAGCTGCGCAAGAACTGGAACATCGACTTCGACGACGCCGGCGCAATCGGCCGCCGCTACCGTCGCCAGGACGAGATCGGTACTCCGTTCTGCATCACAGTGGACTTCGACACCCTTGACGACCAGGCGGTCACGATCCGTGAGCGTGACACCATGAGCCAGGAACGCGTCTCGCTCGACAAGGTTGAGGGCTACTTGGCCGCACGACTGATCGGCGCTTAA
- a CDS encoding RNA-binding S4 domain-containing protein, with protein sequence MSNPEIQEIPIRDDMIRLGQLLKLANLVEDGVEATELIKNGLVKVNGEIDDRRGRQLHAGDTVTVNGQTVRIITES encoded by the coding sequence ATGAGCAACCCGGAAATTCAAGAAATCCCCATCCGCGACGACATGATCCGCCTCGGCCAGCTCCTGAAGCTCGCCAACCTGGTGGAGGACGGCGTGGAGGCCACCGAGCTCATCAAAAACGGGCTGGTCAAAGTCAACGGAGAGATCGACGATCGACGCGGCCGCCAGCTCCATGCAGGCGACACTGTGACCGTCAACGGACAAACCGTGCGGATCATCACGGAGTCCTAG
- a CDS encoding GNAT family N-acetyltransferase: MSIEYREWRDGDDLALLEMWGGPETLPVQQFRPALAPSGNGGEGQPWRRCIVAEDVVDGIGIPVAAGVVHEASLHPERLWAYIEVAKDHRRSGIGATLLTMLRREAEQSPSGVTKLRSKVEPGTSGAAFAEWAGLAPIQRSQLVVVDPEPLRLPVFGDGSEEAASEQIEDLATGSVELSDLVGRYYTAVHHWDSPGELGIPTVQRLFLDELTGAHGAVVLRAPKASAFGSGVPATRKGKLQAFAISYAQGSSDEPSEVFLGHEPRLQDDEAREAVRDLLALIAYQHPVLLEVDDSMTAVRAVVDPLLELGKAKLRGPDTLVVSE; the protein is encoded by the coding sequence GTGTCAATCGAGTACCGCGAATGGCGTGATGGCGACGATCTGGCGCTCCTGGAAATGTGGGGTGGGCCAGAGACCCTGCCGGTCCAGCAGTTCCGGCCAGCACTGGCGCCATCGGGCAACGGCGGCGAAGGCCAGCCTTGGCGCCGGTGCATCGTGGCGGAAGACGTTGTTGACGGCATCGGCATCCCGGTGGCTGCCGGCGTGGTCCACGAAGCTTCCCTGCACCCGGAACGCCTCTGGGCCTACATCGAGGTTGCCAAGGATCACCGCCGGAGCGGGATAGGGGCCACGCTCCTCACCATGCTGCGACGCGAGGCCGAACAGTCGCCGTCGGGGGTTACCAAGCTGCGCAGCAAGGTGGAGCCCGGCACTTCCGGTGCCGCTTTCGCCGAGTGGGCAGGGCTCGCGCCCATCCAGCGCTCACAGCTTGTGGTGGTGGATCCGGAGCCGTTGAGGCTTCCGGTGTTTGGCGACGGTTCCGAGGAAGCGGCTTCCGAGCAGATTGAAGACCTCGCCACGGGATCCGTGGAACTGAGCGACCTCGTCGGCCGGTACTACACCGCAGTCCACCACTGGGACAGCCCGGGCGAACTCGGCATCCCCACGGTGCAGCGGCTGTTCCTTGACGAGCTGACGGGGGCGCACGGTGCCGTCGTGCTGCGCGCTCCGAAGGCCAGTGCTTTTGGTTCGGGCGTTCCGGCCACCCGCAAGGGCAAGTTGCAGGCCTTCGCCATCAGCTATGCCCAGGGCAGCTCGGATGAACCCTCGGAAGTGTTCCTGGGCCACGAACCGCGTTTGCAGGATGACGAGGCCCGCGAGGCAGTCCGTGATTTGCTGGCGCTTATTGCCTACCAGCATCCGGTGCTCCTTGAAGTGGACGATTCCATGACGGCTGTGCGCGCAGTCGTGGATCCGCTGCTCGAGCTGGGCAAAGCGAAGCTCCGTGGTCCGGACACGTTGGTAGTCAGCGAATAG
- a CDS encoding alpha/beta hydrolase: protein MSQASAFPAPVVLWSHEEEERAGKPLLVLLHGYGSNEQDLFSLASLLPQEFVVASLRAPIATGPGFTWFPLTASIDYSLDAVKAAAEYVFSWLDPFKSNHSSVTLLGFSMGMAMATSLLRQRPADFAAVVGLSGFAVDADADPTFRDAELDGSVPLFWGRDQQDPVITPDKIEYTIGWVRKHTDLTKVLYTGMWHGINQQEIGHVGEFLEHKVLTSL, encoded by the coding sequence ATGAGTCAAGCTTCCGCCTTTCCCGCCCCGGTCGTTTTGTGGTCCCACGAAGAGGAGGAACGGGCTGGAAAGCCGTTGCTGGTCCTGTTGCACGGTTATGGATCCAACGAGCAAGACCTTTTTAGCCTCGCAAGCCTGCTGCCCCAGGAGTTCGTCGTCGCCTCGCTCCGCGCCCCGATCGCCACCGGCCCGGGCTTCACGTGGTTCCCGCTCACTGCGTCCATCGACTACTCGCTCGACGCCGTCAAGGCCGCAGCCGAGTATGTGTTTTCCTGGTTGGACCCGTTCAAGTCCAACCACAGTTCGGTGACGCTCCTCGGGTTCTCCATGGGCATGGCTATGGCCACCTCACTGCTCCGGCAGCGGCCGGCGGACTTTGCCGCCGTCGTCGGGCTTTCAGGCTTCGCGGTCGACGCCGATGCCGACCCCACGTTCCGCGACGCCGAACTGGACGGTTCGGTGCCGCTCTTCTGGGGAAGGGACCAGCAGGATCCAGTCATTACCCCGGACAAGATCGAATACACCATAGGGTGGGTCCGGAAGCACACGGACCTTACCAAGGTGCTCTACACCGGCATGTGGCACGGCATCAACCAGCAGGAAATCGGCCACGTGGGCGAATTCCTGGAGCACAAGGTCCTCACGTCCCTCTGA